A segment of the Halodesulfovibrio sp. genome:
GCCTCAATGGGCGCCAAGGTATTGCAAATTCGTTCTGTAGAATTTGCTAAAAAGTACAAAGTACCCGTACTTGTCCGTTCAACATTTTCAGACGCCCCAGGCACGTTAGTAACTCAGGAGGATTCACGCATGGAAGCCGTTTTAGTTTCAGGTATCGCATATGACAAGGATCAGGCACGCGTGACATTGCGTGATGTTCCGGACGTGCCGGGTATCGCTTCCAACTTATTTGGTCCGCTTGCTGAAGGCGGCGTTGTTGTTGATATGATTGTACAGAACCCAAGCCGTGACAATAAAACAGATATGACTTTTACTGTTCCACGCGGGGATCTGGACAAAACTCTTGAGCTGATGGCTGAAATTCAGAAAGAAACAAACGCAGCAGAAGTGTTACACGATTTACATGTTTGTAAAGTTTCTGCAATCGGCGTTGGTATGCGTAACCATTCCGGTGTTGCAGCACAGGCTTTTGATGCGTTGCGCAGAGAAAATATCAATATTCTTATGATTAGCACTTCAGAAATTAAAATTACCTGCCTTATTGAGGAGAAGTATACGGAGCTTGCAGTAAGAACACTGCACGATGCCTTCGGGCTCGGCAAAGAATAACAAAGTTGAAAGGGCCATGAAAAAAATTCAGATCTACGACACAAGTTTGCGTGATGGAACTCAGTCCGAAGACATAAGTCTTACCACCGATGATAAGCTTAAGATTGCTCATAAGCTTGACGAACTTGGTATTGACTTTATTGAAGGCGGCTGGCCGGGATCAAATCCAATTGATATGGCATTCTTTAATGATATTAAACGTACATCACTAAAGCATGCTAAAATTGCTGCGTTCGGCAGTACCCATCATCCAAACTCTACAGCGGAAAACGATTCCAATTTACGTAACTTACTCAGTTCCGAAGCGGATGTATGTACTATTTTCGGGAAAACGTGGGATATTCACGCAACCGAAGCACTACGGATTCCGTTAGAGCAGAACCTGAAGATAATTCATGACTCTGTTGCGTTCCTTCGCTCTATGGGACGCCCTGTTGTTTTTGATGCTGAACACTTTTTTGACGGCTTCAAGGCAAATCAAGAATACGCCATTGCTGCTATTACTGCGGCACATGAAGCAGGAGCTCAGACTCTTAGTCTTTGTGACACCAACGGCGGCACATTGCCGCACGAAGTCTATCGCATAGTCAAAGCAGTTGCTAACGCTCTTCCAGAAGCCCGACTTGGTATTCATGCTCATAACGACTGTGAGGTCGCAGTGGCTAACTCCATTGCGGCTGTGCAAGCGGGTGCAACCCATATTCAAGGAACCATTAACGGCATCGGTGAACGATGCGGCAATGCAAACCTCTGTTCAATAATCCCTACCCTTGAGTTAAAATTCAACAACGAATACACGACACTGGGTAAGGAGCAATTGGCACTGTTAACAAGTACATCAGCCTTTGTAACAGACGTAGCCAACGTAATGCCATTTGACCGACAACCATTTGTCGGCAGATCTGCATTCGCACATAAGGGCGGTATCCATGCAAGTGCAGTTAACCGAAACTCCACACTGTATGAACATATTGATCCAGAAGTTGTAGGCAACAGACAACGGGTACTGCTCACCGAGCTTGCCGGACGAGCTAATATCGTCAATATGGCAAAAAAATTCGGATTCCATCTGGATAAAGATGAGCCGGTTGTCAAAGGGCTGCTTAACGAACTGAAAAAACGTTCCAGCATGGGATATGACTACGCAGCAGCAGAGGCATCTGTTGAATTACTTCTGCTCAAAAAGCTTGGTCGCCGCGGAGTACGGGAGTTCTTTACTCTCAACCAATTCCGTGTGCTGGAACTTAAAGAAGCGCAAGAAAAAGATCCTATTTCAGAAGCTTCTGTTATTGTAGAAGTTGAAGGTGTAACAGAACACACCGCTGCTACAGGTCGCGGTCCTGTTAACTCACTGGACAACGCCTTACGCAAAGCGCTTTGCAACTTCTATCCGCGACTTTCCGAAATGAAACTGCTCGACTTTAAAGTACGAGTCATGACAGCAGAATCACCGGAAGGCGGCGGTACAGCATCGTTTGTTCGAGTGTTAATTGAATCTGGCGATCATCTGTCACGCTGGGTGACTGTAGGAGTTTCCTACAACATCATAGAGGCTAGTTGGCAAGCAGTTGCAGATTCGATTACATACAAGCTTTATAAGGATGAATACGAACAACGAGCCCAGTTTGAAAGCTAATAAAAAAGACCAGATACAATGTATCTGGTCTTTTTTATTAGCTATGTAAAATCACAGTGCAATCTGTACACGACACTGATAACAGCATGAAGTGAAACAACCTTTTAGAAGTGCTATTCATCTTGCAAAAGGTCGTCAACAAGCGCCTTCAGCTCACTTGTCATCTCAGTTAGCTCGGTAACCGACTGTGCAGATATTGACATGTTCTGCTCTGTCTCTTCAGCAATATGCTTAACCTCATCGGCTCTTCGGCTCACCTGCTCACTTGTAATTGCCTGTTGCTCACTTACGGTAGCAATATGTTGAACCTGCTCAGCACTCGTTTCAATCATCTGTACGATTGAATTCAGAGAATCTCCAGCACTAGTCGCGAGTCCTGTCGACTTCTCAACAGTCTTCATGACACGCTCCATGCCAGCAATATTTTCCTGTGACGCCTGCTGAATATCTGTAATGGCTTGTCCTACCTCTTGAGTAGCATCCATGGTTTTTTCTGCGAGCTTCCGCACTTCATCTGCGACTACAGCAAACCCACGCCCAGCATCTCCAGCACGAGCAGCTTCAATAGCTGCAATAAGCGCCAGCAGGTTAGTCTGATCTGCAATATCTGAAATCACGTTCATAATGCTATTGATGCCCTCAGCTTTCGAAGCCAACTCATTAAAGTTCAACTTCATCTGCTCAGCCTGCCCATCTACTTCCGTAATTGCTTCACTAACAGAATTAACCACCGTTGCGCCATTCACAGCCCCTTCGCGTGCATTTTCAGCGTAACCAGACGCATTATTAGCATTGTGAGCAACATCCACAACAGAAGTATTAATCTCTTCCATTGCTATTGCAGCTTCAGCAGTTTTTTCCAGTTGAATCCTCGCTCCAGACACAGCATCTTCAACATTTTCTGAAAGAGCGTGTGTTGCTTTTGTTACACGTCCAACAATTCCGTTTAACTGTCCCGCTGCTTGTAGTACCTTTTCGCGACGCGATTCTGCGGCTTCCTTAGCTGCAAGGGCATCGTGCATAGCTTGTTGAGAGCTTTCAGCAGCTCGATCAACCTCGCACATTCTTTCTTCCAGCTCTTTATTCAGTGTCACAATGTTTTGTGTATTACGGTCAATTTCTGCATGGAGAAACTCTTCCTGTCCTTTTGCTCCCCTATATATAAGGAAAACCAACGGAGAAAGAATAAGCAGAAAATATAGGCTCGTGACTATTGATGTAACATACGTTTCCTGACGAATTGCTTCAACATCTGAAAGATTGATGTCCGCTCCTGCCATATAGCGCGTACCATCAGAGGCGTTCATAGGAACGGAAACAGAACGAAACGTCCCATAACTATCTTCCAACGTTTCAAAAACAACTTTTCCAGTCCTCAATGACATCAGTAAGTCGTCAGTAGTGTCTTCGTATTTTTCATAATACTGTATGTAGCCTTCGCGTAACTCCTGCGGTGTGGCGCTGCTCGCAGTGTAATGAACATCATTACCCACAAGCGTCATTGTGTAGACATACGCATGCTTTGAAGTAGCAACATATCTGGAAAGCTTTTTTACTA
Coding sequences within it:
- a CDS encoding methyl-accepting chemotaxis protein: MVKSNKNIIIGLLFFLTGLICYTVYTCQSTINHKMEQVDRDLLAGAMAAANIVPDSFNAQVRSGKINDAEYAKIVKKLSRYVATSKHAYVYTMTLVGNDVHYTASSATPQELREGYIQYYEKYEDTTDDLLMSLRTGKVVFETLEDSYGTFRSVSVPMNASDGTRYMAGADINLSDVEAIRQETYVTSIVTSLYFLLILSPLVFLIYRGAKGQEEFLHAEIDRNTQNIVTLNKELEERMCEVDRAAESSQQAMHDALAAKEAAESRREKVLQAAGQLNGIVGRVTKATHALSENVEDAVSGARIQLEKTAEAAIAMEEINTSVVDVAHNANNASGYAENAREGAVNGATVVNSVSEAITEVDGQAEQMKLNFNELASKAEGINSIMNVISDIADQTNLLALIAAIEAARAGDAGRGFAVVADEVRKLAEKTMDATQEVGQAITDIQQASQENIAGMERVMKTVEKSTGLATSAGDSLNSIVQMIETSAEQVQHIATVSEQQAITSEQVSRRADEVKHIAEETEQNMSISAQSVTELTEMTSELKALVDDLLQDE
- the cimA gene encoding citramalate synthase — translated: MKKIQIYDTSLRDGTQSEDISLTTDDKLKIAHKLDELGIDFIEGGWPGSNPIDMAFFNDIKRTSLKHAKIAAFGSTHHPNSTAENDSNLRNLLSSEADVCTIFGKTWDIHATEALRIPLEQNLKIIHDSVAFLRSMGRPVVFDAEHFFDGFKANQEYAIAAITAAHEAGAQTLSLCDTNGGTLPHEVYRIVKAVANALPEARLGIHAHNDCEVAVANSIAAVQAGATHIQGTINGIGERCGNANLCSIIPTLELKFNNEYTTLGKEQLALLTSTSAFVTDVANVMPFDRQPFVGRSAFAHKGGIHASAVNRNSTLYEHIDPEVVGNRQRVLLTELAGRANIVNMAKKFGFHLDKDEPVVKGLLNELKKRSSMGYDYAAAEASVELLLLKKLGRRGVREFFTLNQFRVLELKEAQEKDPISEASVIVEVEGVTEHTAATGRGPVNSLDNALRKALCNFYPRLSEMKLLDFKVRVMTAESPEGGGTASFVRVLIESGDHLSRWVTVGVSYNIIEASWQAVADSITYKLYKDEYEQRAQFES
- a CDS encoding aspartate kinase — translated: MRILVQKFGGTSVANLECMKKVREKVLAARAKGFKVVVVLSAMSGETNRLLGLANEWSHSPDPAEIDVLVSTGEQVSVALFSMLMNDAGVRTRSLLGYQVPVSTDCAHGNARILGINQDKLQALLDEHDVLAVAGFQGCTDESRVTTLGRGGSDTSAVAFAAALGCECEIYTDVDGVYTTDPNIVSTARKMDRVSYDEMLEMASMGAKVLQIRSVEFAKKYKVPVLVRSTFSDAPGTLVTQEDSRMEAVLVSGIAYDKDQARVTLRDVPDVPGIASNLFGPLAEGGVVVDMIVQNPSRDNKTDMTFTVPRGDLDKTLELMAEIQKETNAAEVLHDLHVCKVSAIGVGMRNHSGVAAQAFDALRRENINILMISTSEIKITCLIEEKYTELAVRTLHDAFGLGKE